The Catenuloplanes niger genome includes a window with the following:
- a CDS encoding PadR family transcriptional regulator, which produces MREPTFWILTALTDQPRHGYGIIREAETLSSGSVHLQAGTLYAALDRLAAEGLVTIDREETVDGRPRRYYRLTDDGATALATETTRLTTNAATATTRLRSRPTTPRPTPA; this is translated from the coding sequence ATGCGGGAACCCACGTTCTGGATCCTCACCGCGCTGACCGACCAGCCCCGGCACGGCTACGGCATCATCCGCGAGGCCGAAACCCTCTCCAGCGGTTCCGTCCACCTCCAGGCCGGCACCCTCTACGCCGCCCTCGACCGCCTCGCCGCCGAGGGTTTGGTCACCATTGACCGCGAGGAAACCGTCGACGGCCGCCCCCGCCGCTACTACCGCCTCACCGACGACGGCGCCACCGCCCTCGCCACCGAAACCACCCGCCTCACCACCAACGCCGCCACCGCCACCACCCGCCTCCGCTCGCGCCCCACCACCCCTCGCCCCACCCCCGCCTGA
- the hemB gene encoding porphobilinogen synthase: MSFPDIRPRRLRHTPAMRRLVEETRVAPAQLILPMFVKEGLTVPRPITSMPGVVQHSRDSLRKAVVEAVQAGVGGVMLFGVPETRDETGSGGLDPNGILNVALRDVRAEVGDATVIMSDVCLDEFTSHGHCGLLAADGTVDNDATLEAYAQMAVAQADAGAHVLGPSGMMDGQVGVIRKALDAAGHTDRSILAYAVKYASSFYGPFREAVESALEGDRRTYQQNPANLRESMREVALDVAEGADMVMVKPALPYLDVITRIADTVDVPVAAYQISGEYAMVEAAAANGWINREAAILETLTSIHRAGAQLILTYWAVEAATLLRARY, encoded by the coding sequence GTGTCTTTCCCCGACATCCGCCCCCGGCGTCTCCGTCACACCCCGGCCATGCGCCGGCTGGTCGAGGAGACCCGGGTGGCGCCGGCGCAGCTGATCCTGCCGATGTTCGTGAAGGAGGGCCTCACCGTGCCCCGGCCGATCACGTCGATGCCCGGCGTCGTCCAGCACTCCCGCGACTCGCTGCGCAAGGCCGTGGTCGAGGCCGTGCAGGCCGGCGTCGGCGGCGTGATGCTCTTCGGCGTGCCGGAGACCCGGGACGAGACCGGCTCCGGCGGCCTCGACCCGAACGGCATCCTCAACGTGGCGCTGCGCGACGTCCGCGCCGAGGTCGGCGACGCCACGGTGATCATGAGCGACGTCTGCCTGGACGAGTTCACCTCGCACGGCCACTGCGGCCTGCTCGCCGCCGACGGCACCGTCGACAACGACGCCACGCTCGAGGCGTACGCACAGATGGCCGTGGCCCAGGCCGACGCCGGCGCGCACGTGCTCGGCCCGTCCGGGATGATGGACGGCCAGGTCGGCGTGATCCGCAAGGCCCTGGACGCCGCCGGTCACACCGACCGCTCGATCCTCGCCTACGCCGTGAAGTACGCGTCCTCGTTCTACGGCCCGTTCCGCGAGGCCGTCGAGTCCGCGCTCGAGGGCGACCGCCGCACCTACCAGCAGAACCCCGCGAACCTGCGCGAGTCGATGCGCGAGGTGGCGCTGGACGTCGCCGAGGGCGCCGACATGGTCATGGTCAAGCCCGCGCTGCCCTACCTCGACGTGATCACCCGGATCGCCGACACGGTCGACGTCCCGGTCGCCGCCTACCAGATCAGCGGCGAGTACGCGATGGTCGAGGCCGCCGCCGCGAACGGCTGGATCAACCGCGAGGCCGCAATCCTCGAGACGCTCACCTCGATCCACCGCGCCGGCGCCCAGCTCATCCTCACCTACTGGGCCGTCGAGGCCGCCACCCTGCTCCGCGCCCGTTACTAG
- a CDS encoding FmdB family zinc ribbon protein: protein MPRYDFRCRACGATFEVNRPMTEAADPASCPAGHDDTVKLLSTVAVTGRGGAAPAPTGGGGCCGGGCGCG, encoded by the coding sequence ATGCCACGCTACGACTTCCGCTGCCGGGCCTGCGGCGCGACGTTCGAGGTCAACCGCCCGATGACCGAAGCCGCCGACCCCGCCTCGTGCCCGGCCGGTCACGATGACACCGTGAAATTGCTCTCCACCGTCGCGGTCACCGGCCGGGGCGGAGCGGCCCCGGCACCCACCGGCGGGGGTGGTTGCTGCGGTGGCGGATGCGGCTGCGGCTAA
- a CDS encoding helix-turn-helix domain-containing protein, translated as MRRARRMSDMSQRDLARWAEVSAAAVARVETGGLAPSVALLERMLGVAGLHLVVVDPEGRIVQPMRVWDETYDGAGRRYPAHLSTILDPRAGEWWGDQYGLARPPETFHRSPELRERQRRRSQWEVRVAQFRNVPPPPMCTVWLEDGRPATGWGDGPLGIADG; from the coding sequence GTGCGGCGGGCGCGGCGGATGTCGGACATGAGTCAGCGGGATCTGGCGCGGTGGGCGGAGGTGTCGGCGGCGGCGGTGGCGCGGGTGGAGACGGGTGGGCTGGCGCCGAGCGTGGCGTTGCTGGAACGGATGCTGGGCGTGGCGGGACTGCATCTGGTGGTGGTGGATCCGGAAGGGCGGATCGTGCAGCCGATGCGGGTGTGGGACGAGACGTACGACGGGGCGGGGCGGCGGTACCCGGCGCACCTGTCGACGATTCTGGACCCGCGGGCGGGGGAGTGGTGGGGCGACCAGTACGGGCTGGCACGTCCGCCGGAGACCTTTCACCGGTCACCTGAGTTGCGGGAGCGGCAGCGGCGGCGGAGCCAGTGGGAGGTGCGGGTGGCGCAGTTCCGGAACGTACCGCCGCCGCCGATGTGCACGGTGTGGCTGGAGGACGGGAGGCCCGCCACCGGGTGGGGTGACGGGCCTCTGGGGATCGCGGACGGGTAG
- a CDS encoding lamin tail domain-containing protein → MRPRLWRATLAGTVTAVAAIGLVPGVATAASPDLFISEYIEGSGNNKAVEIFNGTGATVDLSAYALRLYFNGGTSFSSVPLTGSVADGDVFVLAHASANAAILAVADQTSSASFYNGDDALVLVKGTGVVDSLGQVGVDPGTEWGTGLTGTADNTLRRLPAVTAGDTVVDDAFDPAERWAGFATDTVDGLGFHTVDGGGPVDVPAVFSCPAISTVAGTAGTGTVTATDADDVIIELAVTSPVAGITRTAFTPATATGGTATATIGVAADVPAGTYPVTVTASDAGGGTAACTATVTVAGLLTVGEVQGATPDTGDARGHRSPLAPASGNAGSAQYHFVQGVITQLTQARTSAGATTYGFFLQSRLGATDGDPASADGIFVFMGTFTSLIGGYVPVAGDEVVLRARVSEYYDYTQLSSASLVSTVASGLDVNAVVATTDARPPADLAAADRFWERHEGERMRVRSGAQTVSGRNVYPATADGEVWLLDRDDPILKRTDPYARRVFRDAHPLDDVPGRLFDNGNGSRIMIASMGVKAAANDSTALIPGAKTFDRLTADAVGGLYYTFEKYAVQAEAISFANGADPSRNNPPKPADRSSELAISSYNVENLYDYRDDPFDGCDFTGNAGCAGVSPPFDYVPGSQAEYDTQLANLADQIIKDLHAPDLILVEEAEDQDICAVTGGELVCGTTNDADGAPDTLQELALTVTRAGGPAYAAAYDRNGADARGITTAFLYRTDRLSLAPATAADPVLGSSPTVRYRGAGLAGNADVQNPKALNAVLPADVDTSTGVDGANVFTRAPQVGRFVVRAAPGSSDTYPLWAVANHYSSGPDSRVGQRREQAAYGAAIVDAIEAADATARVVYGGDLNVFPRPDDPIATAANPATSDQLGPLYDAGLHNLYDDLLADAPSSAYSYSYEGQTQTLDHLFVNDALYADLIEMRAAHINADWSAEDSTNGSRGSSDHDPQVARFHTRPALTVTDAQVTEGDRGTAQLMFDVSLSRATTKPVVVCATTLGITASAGSDYSPLIRCTTIAAGRTGTTFTVSVTGDRKPEADERLSLLVAGVPGVRNADPVATGTIRNDD, encoded by the coding sequence ATGCGCCCTCGGCTCTGGCGCGCCACGCTGGCCGGCACGGTCACCGCCGTTGCGGCGATCGGTCTCGTGCCCGGCGTGGCGACCGCAGCGTCGCCCGACTTGTTCATCTCCGAATACATCGAAGGCAGCGGCAACAACAAGGCCGTCGAGATCTTCAACGGTACGGGTGCCACGGTGGACCTGTCCGCGTACGCGCTCCGGTTGTACTTCAACGGCGGCACGTCGTTCAGCAGTGTGCCGTTGACCGGTTCGGTCGCGGACGGCGACGTGTTCGTGCTCGCTCACGCGTCCGCGAACGCGGCGATCCTGGCCGTCGCGGACCAGACGTCGAGCGCGAGCTTCTACAACGGCGACGACGCGCTCGTGCTGGTCAAGGGCACCGGCGTGGTCGACTCGCTCGGCCAGGTGGGCGTCGACCCGGGCACCGAGTGGGGCACCGGGCTGACCGGCACCGCGGACAACACGCTGCGCCGGCTGCCTGCCGTGACCGCGGGCGACACGGTGGTCGACGACGCGTTCGACCCGGCGGAGCGGTGGGCCGGTTTCGCCACCGACACCGTGGACGGTCTCGGCTTCCACACGGTCGACGGCGGCGGCCCGGTGGACGTGCCGGCGGTGTTCTCCTGCCCGGCGATCTCCACCGTGGCCGGCACGGCCGGCACCGGCACCGTGACCGCGACCGACGCGGACGACGTGATCATCGAGCTGGCCGTGACGAGCCCGGTCGCCGGCATCACCCGGACCGCGTTCACGCCCGCGACCGCGACGGGCGGCACCGCGACCGCCACGATCGGGGTGGCCGCGGACGTGCCGGCCGGCACCTACCCGGTCACCGTCACCGCGTCGGACGCCGGCGGCGGCACCGCGGCCTGCACGGCCACCGTGACCGTCGCCGGGCTGCTGACCGTGGGCGAGGTGCAGGGCGCGACGCCGGACACCGGTGACGCCCGCGGCCACCGCTCGCCGCTGGCGCCCGCGTCCGGCAACGCCGGCAGCGCGCAGTACCACTTCGTGCAGGGCGTGATCACGCAGCTGACCCAGGCGCGCACGTCGGCCGGCGCCACCACGTACGGCTTCTTCCTGCAGAGCCGTCTCGGCGCGACCGACGGCGACCCGGCCAGCGCGGACGGCATCTTCGTGTTCATGGGCACGTTCACGTCGCTGATCGGCGGTTACGTGCCGGTCGCCGGCGACGAGGTGGTGCTGCGCGCCCGCGTCTCCGAGTACTACGACTACACGCAGCTCAGCAGCGCCTCGCTGGTCAGCACGGTCGCGTCCGGCCTGGACGTGAACGCGGTGGTGGCCACGACCGACGCCCGTCCGCCGGCCGACCTGGCCGCCGCGGACCGTTTCTGGGAGCGGCACGAGGGTGAGCGCATGCGCGTGCGGTCCGGCGCGCAGACGGTCAGCGGCCGCAACGTGTACCCGGCCACCGCGGACGGCGAGGTGTGGCTGCTCGACCGGGACGACCCGATCCTGAAGCGCACGGACCCGTACGCGCGCCGGGTGTTCCGGGACGCGCACCCGCTGGACGACGTGCCCGGCCGGCTGTTCGACAACGGCAACGGCAGCCGCATCATGATCGCCAGCATGGGCGTGAAGGCCGCGGCGAACGACAGCACCGCGCTGATCCCGGGCGCGAAGACGTTCGACCGGCTCACCGCGGACGCGGTCGGCGGTCTCTACTACACGTTCGAGAAGTACGCCGTGCAGGCCGAGGCGATCTCGTTCGCGAACGGTGCCGACCCGTCGCGGAACAACCCGCCGAAGCCGGCCGACCGGTCCTCCGAACTGGCGATCTCGTCGTACAACGTGGAGAACCTCTACGACTACCGCGACGACCCGTTCGACGGCTGCGACTTCACCGGCAACGCCGGCTGCGCGGGCGTCTCCCCGCCGTTCGACTACGTGCCGGGCAGCCAGGCCGAGTACGACACGCAGCTGGCCAACCTCGCCGACCAGATCATCAAGGACCTGCACGCCCCGGACCTGATCCTGGTCGAGGAGGCCGAGGACCAGGACATCTGCGCCGTGACCGGCGGCGAGCTGGTCTGCGGCACCACGAACGACGCGGACGGCGCACCGGACACGCTGCAGGAGCTGGCGCTGACCGTCACCCGCGCGGGCGGCCCCGCCTACGCCGCCGCCTACGATCGGAACGGCGCGGACGCGCGCGGCATCACGACCGCGTTCCTCTACCGCACCGACCGGTTGTCGTTGGCCCCGGCGACCGCGGCCGATCCGGTGCTGGGCTCGTCCCCCACCGTGCGGTACCGCGGCGCGGGCCTGGCCGGCAACGCGGACGTGCAGAACCCGAAGGCGCTGAACGCGGTCCTGCCGGCGGACGTGGACACGTCCACCGGCGTCGACGGCGCGAACGTCTTCACCCGGGCCCCGCAGGTCGGCAGGTTCGTCGTGCGGGCCGCACCGGGCTCGTCCGACACGTATCCGCTCTGGGCGGTGGCGAACCACTACTCGTCCGGTCCGGACTCGCGCGTCGGCCAGCGCCGGGAGCAGGCCGCGTACGGTGCCGCGATCGTCGACGCGATCGAGGCCGCGGACGCCACGGCCAGGGTCGTCTACGGCGGTGACCTGAACGTGTTCCCGCGCCCCGACGACCCGATCGCCACCGCGGCGAACCCGGCCACGTCGGACCAGCTCGGCCCGCTGTACGACGCCGGGCTGCACAACCTGTACGACGACCTGCTGGCCGACGCGCCCTCGTCCGCCTACTCGTACTCGTACGAGGGCCAGACGCAGACGCTGGACCACCTCTTCGTCAACGACGCGCTCTACGCCGACCTGATCGAGATGCGCGCCGCGCACATCAACGCCGACTGGTCCGCCGAGGACTCCACGAACGGTTCCCGCGGCAGCAGCGACCACGACCCGCAGGTCGCCCGCTTCCACACCCGGCCGGCCCTGACGGTCACCGACGCGCAGGTCACCGAGGGGGACCGGGGCACCGCCCAGTTGATGTTCGACGTCTCGCTGTCCCGCGCCACCACCAAGCCGGTCGTCGTCTGCGCCACCACGCTGGGCATCACCGCCTCGGCCGGCTCGGACTACAGCCCGCTGATCCGCTGCACCACCATCGCCGCCGGCCGGACCGGCACCACGTTCACGGTCTCTGTCACCGGCGACCGCAAGCCGGAAGCGGACGAGCGGCTGAGCCTGCTCGTCGCCGGCGTCCCCGGCGTCCGCAACGCCGACCCGGTCGCCACCGGCACCATCCGCAACGACGACTGA
- a CDS encoding ATP-binding protein → MSAMDHLPSGLVTFLFTDIEGSTRLAQMLGAGYRPVLEEHRRLLREIIAAHHGTELFTEGDSFFIAFADATDAVTACLAAQRALATHAWPVPGAAPKVRMGLHSGYATPVGREYASPEVHRAARVAAAAHGGQVLCSAATARLAAIPADAGLLDLGLHRLRGFDGRERLFQLTAPGLETEFPRPRTEAAAHNLPHQPTTFVGRGAECIELATLVETHRLVTVVGPGGAGKSRLAIETAGGLVERFPDGVWYVDVAPVTDSGLVAFAVAAVLGLRPEPGRPILDTLVESAANRRMLLVLDTGDAQLAAAAEVISSLLTGGTGAKVLATSREPFRVAGEVVWRIPPLSVAPGPGGAPSDAVALLMDRTSLARGGRAPSPAEVTHLARVAGRLNGLPLAIELAAARLRLLSASQLAERLDDLLGALDAGSGDTDATVAIGPAARAASAASRNQTMQATVTWSYRTLGPRAARLLRWLSVFAGPVDLPTVEWVLKDDPLDPLAVLVDKSMVQVEPHASGTLYRILDPIKAYGARRLADAGEEHFARDQHVDWSMQALQRAHLDQGGQPITLSLYALDPLADEVRAALRWTSTGGSARSGLHLAQGLDQWWRERGLAREGRLWLFRMYGRMAETGEHIPDAELALAYHMHSLHAGADGESAEEQRFAQRAELHARRSGDPGLLVRVLSTRGGPLIFQGQYAEAERQVCEIIEWATANGVPGDALYAIYSLAELLWRRGALDEAAELLGAARNVEAGRPLERGRRGVDMLLGMIALGRNDLVAAHEHLVVALRSRMGHGFHRRACDTINAMAVRCAMGGDPVTAARLFGATAAMRSSLRSTPGIFANYWTEHQQFVRAVIGDDAFDRAYAEGNDLSLPEAAAAALAVEHPDLSSDSGRFLDTGRLLDLDTRTIELPPGRRP, encoded by the coding sequence GTGTCGGCAATGGATCACCTGCCAAGCGGCCTGGTGACGTTCTTGTTCACCGACATCGAGGGTTCAACACGGTTGGCCCAGATGCTCGGTGCGGGATACCGGCCGGTGCTCGAAGAGCACCGGCGGCTGTTGCGCGAGATCATCGCGGCGCACCACGGCACCGAGCTGTTCACCGAGGGCGACTCGTTCTTCATCGCGTTCGCCGACGCCACGGACGCCGTCACCGCCTGCCTGGCCGCCCAGCGCGCGCTCGCCACCCACGCCTGGCCGGTGCCCGGCGCCGCCCCCAAGGTCCGGATGGGCCTGCACAGCGGCTACGCCACCCCCGTCGGCCGGGAGTACGCCAGCCCCGAGGTGCACCGCGCCGCCCGGGTCGCCGCCGCCGCGCACGGTGGCCAGGTGCTCTGCTCGGCCGCGACCGCCCGCCTCGCCGCGATACCGGCCGACGCCGGGCTGCTCGACCTCGGCCTGCACCGGCTGCGCGGATTCGACGGCCGCGAACGACTGTTCCAGCTGACCGCGCCCGGCCTGGAGACCGAGTTCCCGCGCCCGCGCACCGAGGCGGCCGCGCACAACCTGCCGCACCAGCCGACCACGTTCGTCGGCCGCGGCGCCGAGTGCATCGAACTGGCCACGCTCGTCGAGACGCACCGCCTGGTCACCGTGGTCGGCCCGGGCGGCGCGGGCAAGAGCCGGCTGGCGATCGAGACCGCCGGTGGCCTGGTCGAGCGCTTCCCGGACGGCGTCTGGTACGTCGACGTCGCCCCGGTCACCGACTCCGGGCTGGTCGCGTTCGCCGTCGCGGCCGTGCTCGGCCTGCGCCCCGAACCCGGCCGCCCGATCCTCGACACGCTGGTCGAATCCGCCGCGAACCGGCGCATGCTGCTCGTACTCGACACCGGCGACGCGCAACTCGCCGCGGCCGCCGAGGTCATCTCCTCGCTGCTGACCGGCGGGACCGGGGCGAAGGTCCTGGCCACCAGCCGCGAGCCGTTCCGGGTGGCCGGCGAGGTCGTCTGGCGCATACCGCCGCTCTCCGTCGCGCCCGGCCCCGGTGGCGCGCCGTCCGACGCGGTCGCGCTGCTGATGGACCGCACCTCGCTCGCCCGGGGCGGGCGCGCCCCCAGCCCGGCCGAGGTCACCCACCTGGCCCGGGTCGCCGGCCGGCTCAACGGGCTGCCGCTCGCGATCGAGCTGGCCGCGGCCCGCCTGCGCCTGCTCTCCGCCAGCCAGCTCGCCGAACGCCTCGACGACCTGCTCGGCGCGCTCGACGCCGGCTCCGGGGACACCGACGCCACGGTCGCGATCGGCCCGGCCGCCCGCGCCGCGTCCGCCGCCTCCCGCAACCAGACCATGCAGGCCACGGTCACCTGGTCGTACCGGACGCTCGGACCGCGCGCCGCCCGGCTGCTGCGCTGGCTGTCCGTCTTCGCCGGGCCGGTCGACCTGCCCACCGTCGAGTGGGTGCTCAAGGACGACCCGCTGGACCCGCTCGCCGTGCTGGTCGACAAGTCGATGGTGCAGGTCGAGCCGCACGCGTCCGGCACGCTCTACCGGATCCTCGACCCGATCAAGGCGTACGGTGCCCGCCGGCTCGCCGACGCGGGCGAGGAGCACTTCGCCCGCGACCAGCACGTCGACTGGTCCATGCAGGCCCTTCAGCGCGCCCACCTGGACCAGGGCGGGCAGCCGATCACGCTGTCGCTGTACGCGCTCGACCCGCTCGCCGACGAGGTCCGCGCCGCGCTGCGGTGGACCTCCACCGGCGGCAGCGCCCGCTCCGGCCTGCACCTCGCGCAGGGCCTGGACCAGTGGTGGCGGGAACGCGGCCTGGCCCGGGAGGGGCGGCTGTGGCTGTTCCGGATGTACGGGCGGATGGCCGAGACCGGCGAGCACATCCCGGACGCCGAGCTGGCCCTGGCGTACCACATGCACTCGCTGCACGCCGGCGCCGACGGTGAGTCCGCCGAGGAGCAGCGCTTCGCCCAGCGCGCCGAGCTGCACGCCCGCCGCTCCGGCGACCCCGGCCTGCTCGTCCGGGTGCTCTCCACCCGCGGCGGCCCGCTGATCTTCCAGGGACAGTACGCGGAGGCCGAGCGCCAGGTCTGCGAGATCATCGAGTGGGCCACCGCGAACGGCGTGCCCGGCGACGCGCTCTACGCCATCTACAGCCTCGCCGAGCTGCTCTGGCGCCGCGGCGCGCTGGACGAGGCCGCCGAGCTGCTCGGCGCGGCCCGCAACGTCGAGGCCGGCCGTCCGCTCGAGCGCGGCCGGCGCGGCGTCGACATGCTGCTCGGCATGATCGCGCTCGGCCGCAACGACCTGGTCGCCGCGCACGAGCACCTGGTCGTCGCGCTGCGCTCCCGGATGGGCCACGGCTTCCACCGCCGCGCCTGCGACACGATCAACGCGATGGCTGTCCGCTGCGCCATGGGCGGCGACCCGGTCACCGCCGCCCGCCTGTTCGGCGCCACCGCCGCGATGCGCTCGTCGCTGCGCAGCACGCCCGGCATCTTCGCCAACTACTGGACCGAGCACCAGCAGTTCGTCCGCGCGGTCATCGGCGACGACGCGTTCGACCGCGCCTACGCCGAGGGCAACGACCTCTCCCTGCCGGAGGCGGCCGCGGCCGCGCTTGCCGTCGAGCACCCCGACCTCAGCTCCGACAGCGGCCGTTTCCTCGACACCGGCCGCCTGCTCGACCTCGACACCCGGACGATCGAGCTGCCCCCGGGCCGCCGCCCCTGA
- a CDS encoding lytic transglycosylase domain-containing protein: MTPATTGSPRPRPSAEPPAPAAPAAKERPSGSPAPDRRTTAASAASAASGDAASAEAASADPARGATPAATAGSAAAVTPRTGDGASPDKAAERGTDAKPSTAAGGAAGDPGATKTDLPPVAQPALAGGAALGLARLTRRRLRPPTAPRHAAVPLNPLLRRFPAVHGMAQRSLDGAAAWRRGRWGRLTLPGLLFLALLGAAGTAGGVLVPAAAGNRATEPPPAATPTPGAADTGLPVPATDAPLPPLVTDLPVAPTGSATPTAPVPGARPADALAAWAQQVGAKVDIPPVALQAYGYAEWVVGQRQPNCHLNWTTLAAIGRVESNHGRANGAALLPDGESNPPIYGLPLDGQGDRKLIPDTDQGRLDSDTTYDRAIGSMQFIPTTWALWKIDADNDGVTDPNDIDDAALAAGNYLCANDKDLSTTEDWWNAILTYNNVEPYAQSVYEAANDFGLRSQT; encoded by the coding sequence GTGACCCCCGCCACCACCGGTTCCCCACGCCCACGCCCGTCGGCGGAGCCGCCCGCGCCGGCCGCACCCGCGGCGAAGGAACGGCCGTCCGGTTCCCCGGCCCCGGACCGGAGGACGACGGCCGCGTCCGCTGCATCCGCGGCGTCCGGTGACGCGGCGTCGGCCGAGGCGGCGTCCGCCGACCCGGCGAGGGGCGCGACGCCGGCCGCCACGGCGGGGTCCGCGGCGGCCGTCACTCCCCGAACCGGCGACGGCGCGAGCCCGGACAAGGCCGCCGAGCGGGGCACGGACGCGAAGCCGAGCACCGCCGCCGGTGGTGCGGCCGGTGACCCGGGTGCGACCAAGACCGACCTGCCGCCGGTGGCGCAGCCCGCGCTGGCCGGCGGTGCCGCGCTGGGCCTGGCCCGGCTCACCCGGCGGCGGCTGCGTCCGCCCACGGCGCCGCGGCACGCCGCCGTCCCGCTGAACCCGCTGCTGCGCCGCTTCCCCGCCGTACACGGGATGGCGCAGCGCTCGCTCGACGGCGCCGCCGCCTGGCGACGCGGCCGGTGGGGACGCCTGACGCTGCCCGGTCTGCTGTTCCTCGCGCTGCTCGGTGCCGCCGGCACGGCCGGTGGCGTCCTGGTCCCGGCCGCCGCCGGCAACCGGGCCACGGAGCCGCCGCCCGCCGCGACGCCCACACCCGGTGCGGCCGACACCGGCCTGCCCGTGCCGGCCACGGACGCACCGCTGCCGCCGCTGGTCACGGATCTGCCGGTGGCGCCGACCGGGAGCGCCACGCCGACCGCGCCGGTGCCGGGTGCCCGGCCGGCGGACGCGCTCGCCGCCTGGGCGCAGCAGGTCGGCGCGAAGGTCGACATCCCGCCGGTGGCGCTGCAGGCGTACGGCTACGCGGAGTGGGTGGTCGGCCAGCGGCAGCCGAACTGTCACCTGAACTGGACCACGCTCGCGGCGATCGGCCGGGTCGAGTCGAACCACGGCCGGGCGAACGGCGCGGCGCTGCTCCCGGACGGCGAGTCGAACCCGCCGATCTACGGCCTGCCGCTGGACGGGCAGGGTGACCGCAAGCTGATCCCGGACACCGACCAGGGCCGGCTGGACAGCGACACCACGTACGACCGGGCGATCGGGTCGATGCAGTTCATCCCGACCACCTGGGCGCTGTGGAAGATCGACGCGGACAACGACGGCGTCACCGACCCGAACGACATCGACGACGCGGCGCTGGCCGCCGGTAACTACCTGTGCGCGAACGACAAGGACCTGTCGACCACCGAGGACTGGTGGAACGCGATCCTGACCTACAACAACGTGGAGCCCTACGCCCAGTCGGTGTACGAGGCGGCGAACGACTTCGGGCTGCGCAGTCAGACGTAG
- a CDS encoding GNAT family N-acetyltransferase, with protein sequence MTVREWDPRTAPDSDFQNLLGALNAALAADLPDDPPWRDDHLREYLAETMPSERRVCWVAVDDDGVLTGLVTVLLLGGIGVLEVLVHPRVRRTGVARRLVATAARRVFAEGFSSIGAEVVGGTPAVAFFESLGFEREYVETRSVLRLSTVDWLSLGEMARGIAAGYRVEYFPGGPPDDMLEAYAMAKAELRDSDNGDLDLRPSSYDARRLRESLNVLHRRGMTPHIVLAVHERTGAVAGLTEVVVPVQRPTRADQYDTIVVQDHRGYGIDRAIKARMLFELRSAEPRLTEVQTWNAQSNVPMLKVNAELGFQPDREWCEYGADVGELVHRLENV encoded by the coding sequence GTGACAGTGCGCGAGTGGGATCCCCGGACGGCGCCGGACAGCGATTTCCAGAACCTGCTGGGGGCGCTGAACGCGGCGCTGGCGGCTGATCTCCCGGATGATCCGCCGTGGCGCGACGACCACCTCCGGGAGTACCTGGCCGAGACGATGCCGAGCGAGCGCCGGGTCTGCTGGGTCGCGGTGGACGACGACGGCGTCCTGACCGGTCTGGTGACGGTACTCCTGCTGGGCGGCATCGGGGTGCTGGAGGTGCTGGTCCATCCGCGGGTGCGCCGCACCGGGGTGGCCCGCCGCCTGGTCGCCACGGCCGCGCGCCGGGTCTTCGCCGAGGGCTTCTCGTCGATCGGCGCGGAGGTGGTCGGCGGCACCCCGGCCGTGGCGTTCTTCGAGTCGCTCGGCTTCGAACGGGAGTACGTGGAGACCCGCAGCGTGCTCCGGTTGTCCACGGTGGACTGGCTGTCGCTGGGCGAGATGGCTCGCGGCATCGCGGCCGGCTACCGGGTGGAGTACTTCCCGGGCGGGCCGCCGGACGACATGCTGGAGGCGTACGCGATGGCCAAGGCCGAGCTGCGCGACAGCGACAACGGCGACCTCGACCTGCGCCCCAGTTCGTACGACGCGCGCCGGCTGCGGGAGAGCCTGAACGTGCTGCACCGCCGCGGCATGACCCCGCACATCGTGCTGGCCGTGCACGAGCGGACCGGTGCGGTGGCCGGCCTGACCGAGGTGGTCGTGCCGGTGCAGCGCCCGACGCGCGCGGACCAGTACGACACGATCGTCGTGCAGGACCACCGCGGGTACGGCATCGACCGGGCGATCAAGGCACGCATGCTGTTCGAGCTGCGGTCCGCGGAGCCGCGCCTGACCGAGGTGCAGACGTGGAACGCGCAGTCGAACGTACCCATGCTGAAGGTCAACGCCGAACTCGGTTTCCAGCCGGACCGGGAGTGGTGCGAATACGGGGCCGATGTGGGCGAACTGGTGCATCGACTGGAGAACGTCTGA